In Phycisphaerales bacterium AB-hyl4, the genomic window AGTGCCGCTTTGCATAATCTCGTGAGTAACATCTTATCATTGTCCATCATCTATATATCTCCAAAGGTAAAGGTTAAAAAGAAACCCGTCACATACCGTTAAGCACATGACGGGCGAAAGAACTCATCCTGTCCATTAAGGATGAATGTGAGGAATCATTATTCTCCACCAACAGTCAAAAATTTGCACGAATTCCTGTCAGCCAATTTACCGTCACAGCCAACATATCCTAGGAACCCCAACTCAAGCGAGTCTGCGTAACGTTCTGAAAGTCGGAGAATTTCCACGCCTCTGGTCATGCGAACCCAATAACGGGACAAGTCACCAAAGATGATAGACTTGTTCCCCGTCTCGAAGACTGGCATATCATTGTTGACAACGTATTCATGCCCCAGGATGCGACCGGGTCGTGTTCCATCTTGAGGAACCCACAGTGGGCGGTTCTGCAAATCGGTCATGCCCATGATTTTCTTTAGGGCGCTGTCGTGGAGCATCCACCGACCACGTCCATCCTTACGATATGCAACGTCAACAGAATGTTGAAGGTCCAGCAACTCGCCATAGGTGACGGCTTCGTCGGAATCCGTTTCAACTTCCGAATCCATCGCGCCAAGTGATGCGTGAAGGATACCAGTAGCTTTCCCGCTGCCATCGCCCACCGTCATATCCTTGTTGAGTTTCCGACTCACTGACTGTCCGACAGCCAACCCGATATAGGAAATCACATCTACATCAGCCGATGCCGCCAATTGTCTGGACAGCTTGTAAATATCGGATGCATATGTGAAAGCGCCCAAGCTTTTGTCCGATACAGCAGGACTTGCGAAGTCTGTAATCTGACTGTGTTCTGCTCTGGTATCTGCTTCGTTGCTGCTATTGTCAAATACAGGTAGAGGAAATGGACCGAAACCGGCAGTTTGGCGTAGGGTTGCTACGTCCAACATGCCAGAAAAATCTTTGAGCACCTCGACGTAATCATTACTGACTTCATCAGGGGCCAGGACTCCATTAGTCGTGCCGACTCCCAATGCTCGATGTTCCCGTTCGCCATTGCGAAGATACTGTTCGAATGCTCGACGCTCATAGCTGCCGGTGCTGCTCTGGTCGCCACTTCTACCGATACTATCCCTGATGCTCATGGGTCGTGGTGACTTCGCATCGGCTTCGGCTCGCTCAATGTCTCTGGTCAGGGCGTCTACCTTGTATAGACCCCTATCAATATCTTCTGCCTCATGGGGGCGAAGTTCTCGATTTTCAGCGACAGCCTTAGCCTTGATTTTCTGCGTATCTGCCCACACCTTGCCACGTTTTTCATACAACTCTTTAATTGAAACTGTCATTGTTATTTTCTCATTGTCTAAATCCTTTGTGTTGTACCCCCGTCCTATTCGACTCAGCGGATAGGTGAATACATGGTATGAGCACATAGATAGAAAGATGCGCGTCTATCTATCATCATCCCGTTGGATGCGAAGATATTCTTCTATGCTCATGGGCTACATTGCCCAAGCTTCAGCACTACAGAAAGTAGCATGAAGAAAAAGACCACCACGGATTTAACCGTAATGGTCTTTAGTCGGGTGAATATGTCTGAAGCGATTGTATGAACTTCTTTAGAGGACGCCCGACTAAAGGAACTCTATATATATATCGTCATGTCAACCCGTATTCGTTAAGGCGAGCATATATTTAATCAAAGTATGCTTTTTCAATGGCTTTACAGGCATCGGCTACCATTGTCGGGCGACGTTGGGCGTAGTGGTCTGATATACCGGTTGCATGGCCCCCCAATAATTTCGCTTGGGTTAGGTCACATCCTGACTCAATCGCTGCCGTATATGCTCCGTCTCGAAGATGTTCGGTTTTCACCTTGTCATTGACTCCCGCCTTACTTCGCAACTGTCGGATATTCCAATTGTGTGAATTGATGTGCCAGCGATTGCCCCAATTGCTTAGAAAGATAGCGCCCTTTGCGGATGATGGCTTGATGGCTTCCAGCGCTTCAATGGTCCGCTGCCATAGGACACCGATACGGACGATGTCGGTTTTCGGTCGCTCTGTAACAACAGTCCCTTTAGTTAGGTCCAAATCTTCCCAATTCAACGCCAACGCTTCGCCGGGATACATGCACAGGTTCAGCATCGCCAGTATTGAAGCTTTTAACTTCGGATTGTCTGCCGATGCCGCTAGAAGCTTGTGAAAATCTTCCCTGCTGATTGGTTGGGGTTTGCGTCGTCCCTTGTGCTTTGGCGCTTCCATGACTTTACAACAATCAATCGCGTGTCTGCAATCGTCGGGATTTTCGCCCCGCTTCAAGGCAAAATTAAGCATTGTCTTAATGCCGTTGAATCGGTGCTTGATGTACTTCGGCGAATCTTTACCGGCCTTGATGCTGTCCGCATACTCGGCGCATAGTTGCGGCGTCAATGCTCGAAGGGTTTTCACCTCATGCCCATGCGTGAAGTCGGTGAAGCTTCGCCACCATTTCGCCATTGCTCGCTTGTGGTCTTTTCCGGCGTCTGACTTCTCGTACAGCGTTCCAACGTCCACCAGCTTCGGGCTTGGGCCGCGTTGTGGCAGATCAGCCAACCTTGCCACTTCAGGTATGCCGGTCATGGTGGCTGCGTGTTCGGGGCGGGTCAAAAGTTGCTGCCTCATCCACAGCCATAATTCCGCCTCTGGTACATCACGCACAAGGGACGTAGAGCCGTCCCAATGCCGCACAAGGTCTGCATCATCGTCTAGCCCTTGGCGGGCTTGCTGGCGGGCGTGCTTGCCCTTTACGGGCGTGGTGAGCGTGGCAAGGTGTCCAGCTTGTTTAGACTGCCACCGCTTGAAGTGGGCGATGGCTCGGCGCTCATCAGGTTCGGTGAATGTCTCGCCGGTTTCGCAGATAATCCACCGCTTGGCGCTGCCGTGTTGACGCAGTCCATTGATGAATTCGCCCCAACTGGTACGGTAAGGTTTTCGTGGTCGTGCCATACAATCCAGTGTAAGTTAAATACACCATTTTGTACACGACGTGTCTGGCGATATCGTGAGTCAAGCGGTGGGGGAGGGATTCGAACCCTCGGTGACGCAAAGCGCCACGCCGGTTTTCAAGACCGGTGCATTCAACCACTCTGCCACCCCACCGTCGTCCGGTTGGTACCGGTGAATAAAAAGGCTTCCCGTCATGCTGCCGACTGCTGCGGTCGGTCGGGCGCGGTCGGCTATTCCGCAGTCTGGTTCAAGTTGTCATCACGCTTCGTGGTATCGGAGGGGCATTATACAAACGATCACCGGTTGTGTTGAAGCTTCCGGGGGGGCGGTCGTATTACGTCGGCATTTGTGGCGGGCCGCTGTTCGCGCCGATGCTCTGCTGCATGCCCATGAGCGCGTCCATCTGCCCTTGCATCTGGCCCAACGCCATTTCCATCGCGAGGAACTCGCGTTCAAGTCGCTCCTGTTTGGCAGCAATGGATTCCT contains:
- a CDS encoding phage major capsid protein produces the protein MTVSIKELYEKRGKVWADTQKIKAKAVAENRELRPHEAEDIDRGLYKVDALTRDIERAEADAKSPRPMSIRDSIGRSGDQSSTGSYERRAFEQYLRNGEREHRALGVGTTNGVLAPDEVSNDYVEVLKDFSGMLDVATLRQTAGFGPFPLPVFDNSSNEADTRAEHSQITDFASPAVSDKSLGAFTYASDIYKLSRQLAASADVDVISYIGLAVGQSVSRKLNKDMTVGDGSGKATGILHASLGAMDSEVETDSDEAVTYGELLDLQHSVDVAYRKDGRGRWMLHDSALKKIMGMTDLQNRPLWVPQDGTRPGRILGHEYVVNNDMPVFETGNKSIIFGDLSRYWVRMTRGVEILRLSERYADSLELGFLGYVGCDGKLADRNSCKFLTVGGE
- a CDS encoding tyrosine-type recombinase/integrase, which produces MARPRKPYRTSWGEFINGLRQHGSAKRWIICETGETFTEPDERRAIAHFKRWQSKQAGHLATLTTPVKGKHARQQARQGLDDDADLVRHWDGSTSLVRDVPEAELWLWMRQQLLTRPEHAATMTGIPEVARLADLPQRGPSPKLVDVGTLYEKSDAGKDHKRAMAKWWRSFTDFTHGHEVKTLRALTPQLCAEYADSIKAGKDSPKYIKHRFNGIKTMLNFALKRGENPDDCRHAIDCCKVMEAPKHKGRRKPQPISREDFHKLLAASADNPKLKASILAMLNLCMYPGEALALNWEDLDLTKGTVVTERPKTDIVRIGVLWQRTIEALEAIKPSSAKGAIFLSNWGNRWHINSHNWNIRQLRSKAGVNDKVKTEHLRDGAYTAAIESGCDLTQAKLLGGHATGISDHYAQRRPTMVADACKAIEKAYFD